One window of Streptococcus troglodytae genomic DNA carries:
- a CDS encoding NRAMP family divalent metal transporter: MVENGEERSTWRSKLKAMGPGILMASAAVGGSHIVSSTQAGAIYGWQLAIIVLLVNLFKYPFFRFGSQYTLQNNKSLIEGYGEKGKLYLWVFFIMNIFSAVVNTAAVGILAAAILYNIFPNGFGLSISQLTTALIVVTLAMLLIGGYRFLDGLSKWVMTALTLATTLAVVIALFKHREYAPDFTAPSPWQLTALPFIVSLMGWMPAPIEISAINSMWTVEKRKTAKVSLTDGIFDFNVGYIGTAILAFIFLALGALIQFGSGQQVKSASAAYIAQFINMYESSFGSWSRLLIAFIAFLCIFGTTITVIDGYSRANNETMRLLFGRKEASQKALNIWMIFTSIIGIIIVLLFAGDVATLMRFAMIASFLTTPVYAYLNYSLVNNKEHKLSAWLNWLSIFGLIYLAGFAIFFLVYITGLLS; encoded by the coding sequence ATGGTAGAAAATGGTGAGGAACGCTCAACCTGGCGAAGTAAATTGAAAGCTATGGGGCCGGGGATCCTTATGGCATCAGCAGCTGTTGGTGGTTCCCATATTGTCTCATCAACACAGGCAGGTGCTATTTATGGCTGGCAGTTGGCCATTATTGTTTTATTGGTTAACTTGTTTAAATATCCATTTTTTCGTTTTGGTTCGCAATACACATTGCAAAATAATAAAAGTCTAATTGAAGGCTACGGAGAAAAAGGGAAACTTTATTTGTGGGTGTTTTTTATCATGAATATATTCTCAGCCGTTGTCAATACAGCAGCTGTTGGAATTTTAGCTGCGGCAATTCTTTATAATATCTTTCCAAATGGATTTGGCCTATCTATTTCGCAATTAACAACAGCTCTTATCGTGGTAACCTTGGCAATGCTTTTAATTGGAGGTTATCGTTTTCTTGATGGTTTATCTAAGTGGGTGATGACGGCCTTGACTTTGGCGACAACTTTGGCTGTTGTTATTGCTCTCTTTAAACATAGAGAATATGCTCCAGATTTTACAGCACCATCACCATGGCAACTAACAGCTCTGCCCTTTATCGTTTCTTTGATGGGCTGGATGCCAGCTCCGATTGAAATTTCGGCTATCAATTCTATGTGGACGGTGGAAAAGCGCAAGACAGCAAAAGTCTCCTTGACTGATGGTATTTTTGACTTTAACGTTGGTTATATCGGAACAGCTATTCTTGCCTTTATCTTCTTAGCACTGGGTGCTTTGATTCAATTTGGTTCAGGCCAACAAGTTAAGAGTGCTAGTGCAGCTTACATTGCCCAGTTTATCAACATGTATGAATCATCCTTTGGCTCTTGGTCTCGTCTTTTGATTGCCTTCATTGCTTTTCTTTGTATTTTCGGGACAACCATTACGGTTATTGATGGCTATTCACGCGCCAATAATGAAACTATGCGCTTGCTATTTGGACGAAAGGAAGCTTCACAAAAGGCACTTAATATCTGGATGATTTTTACATCTATTATTGGAATTATTATTGTTCTTTTATTTGCAGGTGACGTTGCAACACTGATGCGTTTTGCCATGATTGCATCCTTCCTGACTACACCAGTTTATGCTTATTTGAATTATTCATTGGTTAATAACAAGGAACACAAGCTGTCTGCTTGGCTGAATTGGTTATCCATTTTTGGTTTGATTTATCTGGCTGGTTTTGCTATTTTCTTCCTAGTTTATATAACTGGTCTACTCAGCTAA
- a CDS encoding SGNH/GDSL hydrolase family protein — translation MENRTAEKRQKERGSAELTTYQMKRLQTFQKANSKVKADSIVFAGDSITEFFPLKKYLGHNLPLVNRGIAGTDSIWLLEHIEDQVLTLNPAKVFLMIGINDIGRGYPLLDIVARISNIIAQIRASHILTKIYVLSVLPVNESEQYAGKVKIRNNALIQVLNQHLQVLSGVNYIDLYPLLLDEKGDLAEDYTTDGLHLTQTAYAKIAQTIKIDL, via the coding sequence TTGGAAAATAGAACTGCTGAAAAACGTCAAAAAGAAAGAGGGAGTGCCGAATTGACTACCTATCAAATGAAACGGCTGCAAACTTTTCAGAAAGCCAATAGTAAGGTTAAAGCGGATAGTATCGTATTTGCAGGAGATTCCATCACTGAATTTTTTCCTTTGAAAAAATATCTAGGTCATAATTTACCTTTAGTCAATAGAGGAATAGCTGGGACAGATTCTATTTGGCTTTTGGAACATATAGAAGATCAAGTGTTGACTTTGAATCCTGCTAAAGTGTTCTTGATGATTGGCATTAATGATATCGGTAGAGGTTATCCTCTGTTAGACATTGTCGCAAGGATCTCGAATATCATTGCTCAAATTAGAGCTAGTCATATTTTGACAAAAATTTATGTATTGTCTGTATTACCAGTCAATGAATCTGAACAGTATGCTGGCAAGGTAAAAATCAGAAATAATGCACTTATTCAGGTGTTAAATCAGCATTTACAGGTTTTATCTGGGGTTAACTATATTGATTTATATCCATTATTGCTAGATGAAAAAGGAGACTTAGCTGAGGATTATACGACGGACGGACTGCATTTGACTCAAACAGCCTATGCTAAAATTGCTCAAACCATAAAAATAGACTTATAA
- a CDS encoding zinc-binding alcohol dehydrogenase family protein: protein MKAVLVEQPGSSEQLKVVEREIPKIKEGWSLVKIKGFGINRSEIFTRKGYSPSVVFPRVLGIECVGIIEETSDKNRFFHGQKVISIMGEMGRAFDGGYAEYVLLPNEQIYPIKTNLAWDRLAAAPESYYTAYGSYKNLKLKKQDLVLVRAGASGVALAFLNLLKASLPEIKVTASVRSLEKEKELLDSGYDEVIIDQDGCLQTKQKFDKVLDLVGPACIDDTLKHVADGGIVCLVGLLGGQWTLDNFDPIMALQNNIYLTTFYSGNINLNKLQELFDFIAKYDVPIKAEKIFTIDHIKEAHDYLESPQAFGKVIVLNGDV from the coding sequence ATGAAAGCAGTACTCGTTGAACAACCGGGGTCATCTGAACAATTAAAAGTTGTGGAAAGAGAGATTCCTAAAATTAAGGAAGGTTGGTCTCTGGTAAAAATTAAGGGATTCGGTATCAATCGTTCTGAAATTTTTACGCGTAAAGGTTACTCGCCGTCTGTTGTTTTTCCAAGGGTTTTAGGCATTGAATGTGTCGGCATTATTGAAGAAACATCGGATAAAAACCGTTTTTTTCATGGACAGAAAGTTATCTCCATTATGGGAGAGATGGGAAGAGCATTTGATGGTGGTTATGCTGAATATGTTCTTTTGCCAAATGAGCAAATCTACCCTATTAAAACAAATCTAGCTTGGGATAGGTTGGCAGCAGCTCCTGAGAGCTATTATACGGCTTATGGTTCCTATAAAAATTTGAAATTGAAAAAGCAAGATCTTGTTCTTGTTCGAGCAGGAGCAAGTGGTGTTGCTTTAGCCTTTCTCAATTTATTAAAAGCTTCCTTACCTGAGATCAAGGTGACTGCCAGTGTGCGTTCTCTTGAAAAAGAGAAAGAACTTTTAGATAGTGGCTATGATGAGGTTATTATTGACCAAGATGGCTGTTTACAAACGAAGCAAAAATTTGATAAGGTCTTGGATTTGGTAGGTCCTGCTTGTATTGATGATACCCTGAAACATGTTGCTGATGGTGGTATTGTCTGTCTGGTTGGTTTATTAGGTGGTCAATGGACTTTGGACAATTTTGATCCCATCATGGCTTTGCAAAATAACATTTATCTGACAACTTTCTATTCTGGCAATATCAATTTAAACAAATTGCAAGAGCTCTTTGATTTTATTGCTAAATACGATGTTCCTATTAAGGCGGAAAAGATTTTTACAATTGATCACATTAAAGAAGCACATGACTACTTAGAAAGTCCACAAGCTTTTGGCAAAGTTATTGTATTGAATGGAGATGTCTAA
- a CDS encoding MarR family winged helix-turn-helix transcriptional regulator, translating to MTKSQKQTKQYLRIFDQQMSLYEHYARRNSLQSKSLFILLWLYYKPQGITQKEIVEKTYSTKQVVNATLKRWNEKNYIVFLKSQTDRREKKIILSPQGQEYAASIIAPLEKMEEAAFNSLSIQEQQTMIQLTGHYYQALLSQMQLYFVQGKGEKATKEKL from the coding sequence ATGACGAAATCACAAAAGCAGACAAAGCAATATTTACGTATCTTTGATCAGCAGATGTCTCTTTATGAGCATTATGCTCGAAGGAACAGTCTGCAAAGCAAATCTCTTTTTATCCTTCTTTGGCTTTATTATAAGCCACAAGGAATCACACAAAAGGAAATTGTTGAAAAAACTTATTCAACTAAACAAGTGGTTAATGCCACCTTAAAAAGATGGAATGAAAAAAATTATATCGTTTTTCTCAAGTCACAAACAGATCGTCGTGAAAAGAAAATAATTTTATCTCCTCAAGGTCAAGAATATGCTGCATCCATTATTGCTCCTTTAGAGAAAATGGAAGAAGCAGCCTTTAATAGTTTGTCTATTCAAGAGCAACAAACAATGATTCAATTGACGGGGCATTATTATCAAGCGTTATTATCACAAATGCAGCTTTATTTTGTTCAAGGAAAAGGAGAAAAAGCTACAAAGGAGAAGTTATGA
- a CDS encoding ABC transporter ATP-binding protein, whose translation MIRFENITKSYGDNRVITNLNFEIAKGEFFVLIGPSGSGKTTTLKMINRLINPSQGDIYLNNKNITEFSLRELRLDMGYVLQQIALFPNLTVRGNIELIPEMKGWSKAQRLDKVRELLAKVGLPADKYLERYPRDLSGGEQQRVGILRAIIANPSILLMDEPFSALDPISRKQLQDLTLSLQKELGMTVVFVTHDIEEAKKLADRIAVFQEGQIVQLDNPDIVAKNPINDFVADLFGGDNQ comes from the coding sequence ATGATTCGATTTGAAAATATTACTAAATCTTATGGGGATAACCGGGTAATCACCAATCTTAACTTTGAAATCGCCAAAGGAGAGTTCTTTGTTTTGATTGGTCCTAGTGGCAGTGGTAAAACGACTACGCTTAAAATGATTAACCGTTTAATCAATCCCAGTCAAGGAGATATTTATCTAAATAACAAAAATATTACTGAGTTTTCCTTGAGAGAATTACGTTTAGATATGGGTTACGTTCTTCAGCAGATTGCACTTTTTCCCAATTTAACCGTCAGAGGAAATATTGAATTAATTCCCGAAATGAAAGGTTGGTCAAAAGCACAACGGCTTGATAAAGTAAGGGAATTGCTTGCTAAAGTTGGGCTGCCAGCAGATAAATATTTGGAACGCTACCCGCGTGACTTATCAGGTGGTGAGCAACAACGTGTAGGCATTTTGCGGGCTATTATTGCTAACCCGTCTATTCTTTTAATGGATGAACCTTTTTCAGCCTTAGATCCCATTTCGAGAAAACAATTACAAGATTTGACACTCTCTTTACAAAAAGAATTAGGAATGACAGTTGTTTTTGTAACGCATGATATTGAAGAAGCCAAAAAGTTAGCAGATCGAATTGCTGTCTTTCAAGAAGGACAGATTGTTCAATTAGATAATCCTGACATCGTTGCTAAAAATCCTATCAATGATTTTGTGGCAGATTTGTTTGGAGGTGATAACCAATGA
- a CDS encoding ABC transporter permease/substrate-binding protein, translating to MTDLMSTFQDRFADWIQSLLEHLQISLLSLLMAITLAVPLAIFISHRKRMAETILQISGIFQTIPSLALLGLFIPFMGIGIVPAVAALVIYAFFPILQNTITGLTTIDPSLVEAGQAFGMTKWERLKKFELALAMPVIISGVRTAAVMIIGTATLAALIGAGGLGSFILLGIDRNNSSLILIGAISSALLAILFNLAIKFLEKASLKKIMLAFFIMLIGLGTSYLPSMIKVSQSQEEIVIAGKMGPEPEILINMYKELIEQDSHLSVKVKPNFGKTTFLYEALKKGDIDIYPEFTGTITSSLLKNPPKTSNNPQVVYEEARDGILKQDNLVYLKPMKYQNTYAVAVKKSFAKEKGLKTISDLKKVENTAKAGFTLEFNDRDDGNKGLKSFYNLNLQVNTMEPALRYQAIKSGDIDITDAYSTDSEIKEYDLVSLKDNKNLFPPYQGAPLLKKQLLQKHPELKKILNRLAGKITESQMSDMNYQVKVKGKSAKTVAHHYLKKTGLLK from the coding sequence ATGACTGATTTAATGAGTACCTTCCAAGATCGTTTTGCTGACTGGATACAGTCTCTCTTGGAGCATTTACAAATATCTTTACTGTCGCTTTTAATGGCTATTACCCTTGCAGTTCCTCTGGCTATCTTTATCAGTCATCGAAAGAGAATGGCAGAAACTATTTTACAAATTTCAGGAATTTTCCAAACCATTCCCTCTCTGGCCCTTTTAGGCCTATTTATTCCCTTTATGGGGATTGGGATAGTGCCAGCAGTGGCGGCTTTGGTTATCTACGCTTTTTTTCCGATTCTGCAAAATACCATCACTGGTTTAACAACTATTGATCCAAGTTTGGTAGAAGCTGGTCAGGCTTTCGGTATGACCAAGTGGGAGCGACTGAAAAAATTTGAATTAGCGCTGGCTATGCCAGTTATCATTTCTGGAGTGAGGACAGCGGCTGTTATGATTATTGGGACAGCGACCTTGGCAGCCTTGATTGGAGCTGGAGGGTTGGGTTCCTTCATTCTTCTTGGAATTGATCGTAACAACAGTTCTCTGATTTTAATTGGAGCCATCTCTTCTGCTCTTTTGGCCATTCTCTTTAATCTTGCTATTAAGTTTTTAGAAAAAGCTTCGCTGAAAAAGATTATGCTTGCCTTTTTTATCATGTTGATTGGTTTGGGCACTTCTTACCTTCCCAGTATGATTAAAGTTAGTCAGAGCCAGGAAGAAATTGTCATTGCTGGTAAAATGGGACCTGAACCAGAAATCCTGATTAATATGTATAAAGAATTAATTGAGCAAGACAGCCATCTATCAGTAAAAGTCAAACCTAATTTTGGAAAAACAACCTTTCTTTATGAAGCCCTAAAAAAAGGTGATATTGATATTTACCCAGAGTTTACTGGAACAATTACAAGTAGTCTTCTAAAAAATCCACCTAAAACATCCAATAATCCTCAAGTAGTTTACGAAGAAGCGCGTGATGGTATTTTAAAACAGGATAATCTTGTCTATCTAAAACCCATGAAATATCAAAACACCTATGCTGTAGCTGTTAAAAAATCATTTGCTAAAGAAAAAGGATTAAAGACTATTTCTGATTTGAAAAAAGTTGAAAATACAGCAAAAGCAGGATTTACTCTCGAATTCAATGACCGAGATGATGGAAACAAAGGCTTGAAAAGTTTTTATAATCTTAATTTACAGGTGAATACAATGGAACCTGCTTTGCGTTATCAGGCTATTAAAAGTGGTGATATTGACATTACTGATGCTTATTCCACAGATTCAGAAATCAAGGAATATGACTTGGTTTCTCTCAAGGATAATAAAAATCTTTTTCCGCCCTATCAAGGGGCACCTCTGCTCAAAAAGCAATTATTGCAAAAACATCCTGAACTAAAAAAGATTCTGAATCGCTTAGCTGGAAAAATTACAGAAAGTCAAATGAGCGACATGAATTATCAGGTTAAAGTCAAAGGAAAATCTGCTAAAACAGTAGCTCATCATTATCTCAAAAAAACAGGTTTGCTGAAATAA
- a CDS encoding ABC transporter ATP-binding protein, translating to MTLKTNNLSYWYNNNPDDYLFKEVNLKFEKGKVYAILGQSGSGKTTFLSLLAGLDSPKKGEILLDNQNISEKGLTDYRKNAVSTIFQSYNLLPYMTARQNVETALDISSVNITNEKIVTLFDNVGISEDLIDKPVLHLSGGQQQRVAIVRALASGHNIIIADEPTGNLDETTTKDIVAIFKKIAHEQNKTVIIVTHEREVANSSDIIFELRKKEFTLI from the coding sequence ATGACATTGAAAACAAATAACCTCAGTTACTGGTATAATAACAATCCTGATGATTATCTTTTCAAAGAAGTCAATCTTAAATTTGAAAAGGGGAAAGTCTATGCTATCCTCGGGCAATCCGGTAGCGGAAAAACTACTTTTCTGTCTCTTCTAGCAGGACTTGACAGTCCCAAAAAAGGAGAAATCCTTCTTGATAATCAAAATATTAGTGAAAAAGGCTTAACTGATTACCGTAAAAATGCTGTCTCAACCATTTTCCAATCCTATAATCTTTTACCTTATATGACAGCCAGACAAAATGTTGAAACCGCACTTGATATTTCATCTGTCAATATAACAAATGAAAAAATTGTAACATTATTTGATAATGTTGGCATTTCTGAAGATTTGATAGATAAACCTGTCTTACATCTCTCCGGAGGGCAGCAGCAAAGGGTTGCTATCGTGAGGGCGCTCGCTAGCGGACACAATATCATTATTGCTGATGAACCAACTGGTAATCTAGACGAAACAACAACCAAAGATATTGTTGCTATTTTTAAAAAGATTGCCCATGAGCAAAATAAAACGGTTATTATTGTTACGCATGAACGAGAAGTTGCCAATAGTTCTGACATTATTTTCGAATTACGCAAAAAAGAATTTACATTAATTTAA
- a CDS encoding ABC transporter permease, translating into MNFIKRAWLATKSKKGRTALLTLVTSSILIFVLAGLTIKSAADKAVDNAKKEAGATVNLQVSRDYMMKKAQQSSSSSSNTNQPPKFEMTPISLSTAQTIAKMAGVKSYLYTSTTTASAGNITPISTSSSSSNSSDSDSKMNNSEGPSGQNSKMASGDFTITGVNTTANVSDFSSGTNKITKGKGITSQTADNDVVIESDLAKANNLAVGDRFTVKVTTDSSNTAKTYTLKVIGIYKSSSSVTSSQLQNNASNPSNNLYTNLKTANTMKGQTNTVDAATYTLSNPASMKSFVKKAKSKIDTEKFTVESNDQVYQQMLTPLNNVASFSKNIVLLVALAGAVILTLIIILSIRERRYEIGVLMSLGENRLKIIGQFFAELFMVTLISLVIATVAGNFVGNAVGNQLLSQQTTASQQSRQMAAGPEQNGSKTNSQKSNQPPSGGALGAMIGTSQSNVTQINKLNVKQTPESIAKLGAIALLITFLSTILASIGIIRMKPKDILSSN; encoded by the coding sequence ATGAATTTTATAAAACGTGCTTGGCTAGCAACCAAGTCTAAAAAAGGCCGAACGGCTCTCTTGACTCTAGTTACCAGCAGTATTCTTATCTTTGTACTAGCTGGGCTTACCATTAAATCAGCAGCAGATAAGGCCGTTGATAATGCTAAAAAAGAGGCTGGGGCAACTGTTAATCTTCAGGTCAGTCGTGATTATATGATGAAAAAAGCTCAACAATCATCATCCAGTAGTTCTAATACTAATCAGCCTCCAAAATTTGAAATGACCCCTATTTCTCTGTCAACTGCTCAGACTATTGCTAAAATGGCTGGCGTTAAATCCTATCTCTATACGTCAACAACAACTGCCAGTGCTGGCAACATCACTCCTATATCTACTAGTTCCAGTTCATCAAATTCTTCTGATTCTGATAGCAAAATGAATAACTCAGAAGGACCTAGCGGTCAAAATAGTAAAATGGCTTCTGGTGACTTTACGATTACTGGTGTCAATACAACTGCAAATGTTTCAGATTTTTCAAGTGGTACCAACAAAATAACTAAAGGAAAAGGTATCACAAGTCAAACTGCTGATAATGACGTTGTTATTGAATCTGATTTAGCTAAAGCAAACAATCTCGCTGTTGGTGACCGTTTTACAGTAAAAGTAACTACTGATAGCAGCAATACAGCGAAAACTTACACTCTTAAGGTTATTGGTATTTATAAATCTAGTTCCAGTGTAACCTCTTCTCAATTACAAAACAATGCATCTAACCCATCCAACAATCTTTATACCAATCTAAAGACAGCAAATACAATGAAAGGTCAAACCAATACTGTTGATGCTGCTACTTATACTTTATCAAACCCTGCTAGTATGAAATCATTTGTTAAAAAAGCCAAAAGTAAGATTGATACGGAAAAATTTACCGTTGAAAGTAATGATCAAGTTTACCAACAAATGTTAACACCTTTAAACAATGTTGCTAGTTTTTCAAAAAATATTGTTCTTTTAGTTGCTCTAGCTGGTGCAGTAATATTAACATTGATTATTATTCTTAGCATCCGCGAACGACGTTATGAAATTGGCGTGCTTATGAGTCTCGGTGAAAATCGTTTAAAGATTATCGGTCAATTTTTCGCAGAGCTTTTCATGGTTACTTTGATTTCCTTAGTCATCGCTACCGTAGCTGGTAACTTTGTTGGTAATGCAGTTGGAAATCAACTTCTTTCTCAACAGACAACTGCAAGTCAACAAAGTAGACAAATGGCTGCTGGTCCGGAACAAAATGGTTCGAAAACTAATAGTCAGAAATCAAATCAACCTCCTTCTGGTGGTGCTCTTGGTGCTATGATAGGCACATCACAGTCAAATGTTACTCAAATTAATAAACTAAATGTTAAACAGACACCTGAAAGCATCGCTAAACTTGGTGCCATAGCTCTTCTGATCACCTTCTTATCAACTATTCTGGCAAGCATTGGTATTATTCGTATGAAGCCAAAAGACATTTTATCTTCAAATTAG
- a CDS encoding putative cross-wall-targeting lipoprotein signal domain-containing proteiin, translating to MEQKIFSKRKSKIAGLCGAVLTTTVVAFASGTVIKADETIEQPAAAETASQADKDNREQTTSVQQETTPQQTETSQSSEATVDREEPATSLSDEQIVSQNDANSSSQIDQTMADTNPSDSDHVSKTSAATTEDQEKEVNPVKAQTAAATNNQNTRYSAKDAYGHTNFNKTLTEFGKKANVADVTYDGVRDEFIVVDDPSAPYVPNTNEIAKYLKEYLTELRNINNIAIPVPSVDQVMQKYAQDRANEEADEKNGLDHTTSLSMPANLSWVAEDGHLDMDSSIQSKSQEGYTLASDKATAYYLTLNWFSDYFNIYDDPNDGLKSFGHAVSILSDGGIGMGLGLSSGQDNEKGMWYAQLEFGGNNYEDNTKEFSSLKNGKGEWVLYYKGSPVKFLPNTTFWYVKKSTLPDAASTPNSSDKPSSQSSKDLDPNFKAGNRFQEGKEVSVHQAVPVTFKSHRDEVGNKDQDSLATQLPNTGVQKNNQLALIALGTGLALLSGLLLAKGKSLK from the coding sequence ATGGAACAGAAAATTTTTAGCAAACGAAAAAGTAAGATTGCTGGGCTTTGTGGAGCTGTTTTAACGACTACAGTTGTTGCCTTTGCGTCGGGTACTGTAATCAAGGCTGATGAGACAATAGAGCAGCCTGCTGCAGCCGAGACTGCCTCGCAAGCTGATAAAGATAATCGCGAACAAACAACAAGCGTTCAACAAGAGACTACTCCTCAACAAACAGAAACGTCTCAAAGCTCAGAAGCCACCGTAGATCGAGAAGAACCAGCAACTTCCCTATCTGATGAACAGATCGTAAGTCAAAATGACGCAAACTCATCATCTCAAATTGATCAAACAATGGCTGATACGAATCCCTCTGACTCTGATCACGTTTCAAAAACATCAGCCGCTACAACCGAAGATCAAGAAAAAGAAGTTAATCCTGTAAAGGCACAAACTGCCGCCGCTACCAACAATCAAAACACTCGTTATAGCGCAAAAGATGCTTATGGCCATACTAATTTTAATAAGACATTAACTGAATTTGGAAAAAAAGCTAATGTTGCTGATGTAACCTATGATGGTGTGAGAGATGAATTTATTGTGGTTGATGACCCTAGTGCTCCTTACGTTCCTAATACAAACGAAATTGCAAAATACTTAAAGGAATATTTAACAGAACTTCGCAATATCAATAATATTGCTATTCCTGTGCCTTCTGTTGATCAGGTTATGCAAAAATACGCACAAGATCGGGCTAACGAAGAGGCCGATGAAAAAAACGGCTTGGATCATACTACTAGTTTATCTATGCCTGCCAATTTATCTTGGGTTGCCGAAGATGGGCATTTGGATATGGATAGCAGCATCCAATCCAAAAGTCAAGAAGGCTATACACTTGCTTCTGATAAAGCGACTGCCTACTATCTAACACTCAACTGGTTTTCTGACTATTTTAATATCTATGATGACCCCAACGATGGCCTCAAATCATTTGGACATGCTGTCAGTATTTTGTCAGACGGAGGGATTGGAATGGGACTTGGTCTTTCTTCAGGCCAAGATAATGAAAAGGGAATGTGGTATGCACAATTGGAATTTGGTGGTAACAATTATGAAGATAATACCAAAGAATTTTCATCTTTAAAAAACGGCAAGGGAGAATGGGTATTATATTATAAAGGAAGTCCCGTTAAGTTTCTTCCTAACACCACCTTTTGGTATGTAAAAAAAAGCACTCTCCCTGATGCAGCTTCTACTCCTAACAGCAGTGATAAACCTTCATCCCAGTCATCTAAAGATCTTGATCCTAATTTCAAGGCAGGGAACAGATTTCAAGAAGGAAAGGAAGTCTCTGTTCATCAGGCTGTTCCTGTAACATTTAAATCTCATCGCGATGAAGTTGGTAATAAAGACCAAGATTCTCTTGCTACTCAACTACCCAATACAGGAGTTCAAAAAAATAATCAATTAGCCTTGATAGCTTTAGGAACAGGATTGGCTTTACTTTCTGGACTTCTTCTTGCAAAAGGAAAATCCTTAAAATAA
- a CDS encoding NAD(P)H-dependent oxidoreductase, whose amino-acid sequence MKFVGLVGSNAEQSYNRKLLEYIRKQFKLKFELELLEIDEVPMFNQDQSWKDSFQLRLLYNKITRADGVIIATPEHNHTITAALKSVLEWLSCEVHPFENKPVMIVGASYYDQGTSRAQVHLRKILDAPGINAYTLPGNEFLLGKAKEAFDDNGNIINQGTIDFLETCLDNFISYVGVVAKLQKPKPIEPEDLDCHHPIATTITEVDPDDPEWVEKVAEITGAVSGDAYVKLDHGILTVDQINMFLKAMPFELTYADDNNQFLYYNNAHQDPDTMYAKRIPEQSGNRLSTVHNSLPAGRMKNVEWVIGTLRNGNQEYVRTLIPNPNPAVLNTHNYQAMYYDDGSFAGINEIVFNFKPWLDWYLQTTGQKLVGGAQNSTDATSGASNSSPSSEAVADTTSGASEH is encoded by the coding sequence ATGAAATTTGTAGGACTTGTAGGCTCAAATGCAGAACAATCATACAACCGCAAATTGTTAGAATACATCAGAAAACAATTTAAATTAAAATTTGAACTAGAACTGTTGGAAATTGATGAAGTCCCAATGTTCAATCAAGATCAGAGCTGGAAAGACAGTTTCCAATTGCGTCTCCTGTACAATAAAATTACACGTGCTGACGGGGTCATTATCGCTACACCTGAGCATAACCACACCATTACTGCCGCCTTAAAGAGTGTTTTGGAATGGCTATCCTGTGAAGTCCATCCCTTTGAAAACAAACCTGTTATGATTGTTGGTGCTTCTTATTACGATCAAGGAACATCTCGCGCTCAGGTTCATTTAAGAAAAATTTTAGACGCACCTGGCATTAATGCCTATACGCTTCCCGGTAATGAATTTTTACTTGGAAAAGCTAAGGAAGCCTTTGATGACAATGGTAATATTATCAATCAAGGAACGATTGATTTCCTTGAAACTTGCTTAGATAATTTTATTAGCTATGTCGGAGTGGTCGCAAAACTGCAAAAACCAAAACCAATTGAACCAGAAGATTTGGATTGCCATCATCCTATCGCTACAACCATTACCGAAGTTGATCCCGACGATCCTGAATGGGTTGAAAAAGTCGCTGAAATCACTGGGGCAGTTTCAGGCGATGCGTATGTTAAACTTGATCATGGCATTTTGACAGTTGATCAAATTAATATGTTCTTAAAAGCTATGCCTTTTGAGTTAACTTATGCAGATGATAATAATCAATTCTTGTATTATAATAATGCCCACCAAGATCCTGATACCATGTATGCTAAGCGCATCCCAGAACAGTCTGGAAATCGTTTGTCTACTGTTCATAATTCGCTTCCTGCAGGGCGTATGAAAAATGTGGAATGGGTTATTGGAACATTGCGCAATGGCAATCAGGAATATGTCCGTACCCTTATTCCGAACCCAAATCCCGCTGTTTTGAATACGCACAATTATCAAGCCATGTATTATGATGATGGTTCTTTTGCGGGAATCAATGAAATTGTCTTCAATTTCAAACCTTGGCTAGATTGGTATCTGCAAACAACAGGACAAAAACTTGTTGGTGGTGCTCAGAACAGTACCGATGCCACTTCTGGGGCTTCTAACAGCAGTCCTAGCAGCGAAGCAGTAGCTGATACTACTTCTGGGGCTTCCGAACATTGA